A region of Streptomyces sp. WMMC500 DNA encodes the following proteins:
- the manA gene encoding mannose-6-phosphate isomerase, class I codes for MDRLNNTVRPYAWGSVTAIPELLGTDPTGEPQAELWMGAHPGAPSRVDRGAGPVPLDQVVAGDPDGELGPATVARFGPRLPFLLKVLAAAAPLSLQVHPDLDQARAGYRDEEERGVAADAPERNYKDANHKPELICALTLFEGLCGFRRAAGAADLFDGLGVDGLKPYADALRAQPEEDALREVFAGVLGADRDELAPTVEAAGRAAEKLGTSGSPYAADYAAYGALARAWPGDPGVIAGFLLNVVRLQPGEALFLGAGVPHAYLDGVGVEIMASSDNVLRCGLTPKHVDVPELLKIVSFVPGTPDVLRAGPDGRYAVPVDDFRLHRHDLDEAPVTVAAPADGAGPQILLCTDGSAELTNAAGEHLALHRGESAFVPAADGSLHATGSGTLFRATTAT; via the coding sequence ATGGACCGCCTGAACAACACCGTCCGCCCGTACGCATGGGGCTCCGTCACCGCCATCCCCGAGCTGCTCGGCACCGACCCGACCGGCGAGCCGCAGGCCGAGCTGTGGATGGGCGCCCACCCCGGCGCGCCCTCCCGCGTCGACCGCGGCGCCGGACCCGTCCCCCTGGACCAGGTGGTCGCAGGCGACCCCGACGGCGAGCTGGGCCCGGCGACCGTGGCGCGCTTCGGGCCCCGGCTGCCGTTCCTGCTCAAGGTGCTGGCCGCCGCCGCCCCGCTGTCCCTCCAGGTCCACCCCGACCTCGACCAGGCCCGCGCCGGCTACCGCGACGAGGAGGAGCGCGGCGTCGCCGCCGACGCCCCCGAGCGCAACTACAAGGACGCCAACCACAAGCCCGAGCTGATCTGCGCCCTCACCCTCTTCGAGGGCCTGTGCGGCTTCCGCCGGGCCGCCGGCGCCGCCGACCTGTTCGACGGGCTCGGCGTCGACGGCCTCAAGCCGTACGCCGACGCGCTGCGCGCGCAGCCGGAGGAGGACGCGCTGCGCGAGGTCTTCGCGGGCGTGCTGGGCGCCGACCGGGACGAGCTGGCGCCCACCGTCGAGGCCGCGGGCCGGGCGGCGGAGAAGCTCGGCACGAGCGGCTCCCCGTACGCCGCCGACTACGCCGCCTACGGCGCGCTGGCCCGCGCCTGGCCCGGCGACCCCGGCGTGATCGCCGGTTTCCTGCTCAACGTCGTCAGACTGCAGCCCGGCGAGGCGCTCTTCCTCGGCGCCGGCGTCCCGCACGCCTACCTCGACGGCGTCGGCGTCGAGATCATGGCCAGCTCCGACAACGTGCTGCGCTGCGGCCTCACGCCCAAGCACGTGGACGTGCCGGAGCTGCTGAAGATCGTCTCGTTCGTGCCCGGCACGCCCGACGTGCTGCGGGCCGGTCCCGACGGCCGCTACGCCGTCCCCGTCGACGACTTCCGCCTGCACCGCCACGACCTCGACGAAGCCCCCGTCACCGTCGCCGCCCCGGCCGACGGCGCCGGCCCGCAGATCCTGCTGTGCACCGACGGCAGCGCCGAGCTGACCAACGCCGCCGGCGAGCACCTGGCCCTGCACCGCGGCGAGTCGGCCTTCGTCCCGGCCGCGGACGGCTCGCTGCACGCCACCGGGTCCGGCACGCTCTTCCGCGCCACGACGGCCACCTGA
- a CDS encoding DUF3499 domain-containing protein, protein MVSRRGPLRSAVPSNVVSPVRRCSRTACGRAAVATLTYVYADSTAVLGPLATYAEPHCYDLCTEHSERLTAPRGWEVVRLAVPSGPARPSSDDLEALANAVREAARPPRRAADGDGMAAPRAVAPGGRDADPMEVARRAHLRVLRSPEG, encoded by the coding sequence ATGGTGAGTCGTCGCGGCCCGCTCAGGAGTGCGGTACCGTCCAACGTCGTGAGCCCTGTCCGTCGCTGTTCGCGCACCGCATGCGGCCGTGCCGCCGTGGCGACGCTCACCTACGTCTACGCCGACTCCACCGCGGTTCTCGGCCCTCTCGCGACCTACGCCGAGCCGCACTGTTACGACCTGTGCACGGAGCACTCCGAGCGGCTCACGGCCCCGCGCGGCTGGGAGGTCGTCCGGCTCGCGGTCCCCTCAGGGCCGGCGCGGCCCAGCAGCGACGACCTGGAGGCCCTGGCCAACGCCGTACGCGAAGCGGCCCGCCCGCCCCGCCGGGCGGCGGACGGCGACGGCATGGCCGCCCCGCGCGCCGTGGCCCCGGGCGGCCGGGACGCGGACCCCATGGAGGTCGCCCGCCGCGCCCACCTGCGGGTGCTCCGCTCCCCGGAAGGCTGA
- a CDS encoding metallopeptidase family protein, whose translation MRGPVAPPQVPLAVSRSDAFVDLVHESATRLERRWPQLSGVEFAVLDVPGGSGPAGWEDDGGVPLGKLVTGDGVPDRIVVYRRPVEIRTKNRDERALLVHEVIVEQVAELLGVAPESVDPHYGQD comes from the coding sequence ATGCGGGGTCCCGTGGCGCCGCCGCAGGTGCCGCTGGCGGTCAGCCGCTCGGACGCCTTCGTCGACCTGGTGCACGAGTCCGCCACGCGCCTGGAGCGCCGCTGGCCCCAGCTCTCCGGCGTCGAGTTCGCCGTCCTCGACGTTCCCGGCGGCAGCGGCCCGGCCGGCTGGGAGGACGACGGCGGGGTGCCCCTCGGCAAGCTCGTCACGGGCGACGGCGTGCCGGACCGCATCGTCGTCTACCGCCGCCCCGTCGAGATCCGCACGAAGAACCGCGACGAGCGCGCGCTGCTGGTCCACGAGGTGATCGTCGAGCAGGTCGCGGAACTCCTCGGCGTCGCCCCGGAGTCGGTCGATCCGCACTACGGCCAGGACTGA
- a CDS encoding glycosyltransferase family 2 protein, producing the protein MSEHRNADYAAGYPASATDAAGRPGSAVAGGAAAPGDGAPAFPRHVVTAVLVSHDGERWLPDALAALTAQERPVQNVIAADTGSADGSARILTEALGAERVLHLARRTGFGTAAAEAARTAGVLTPDQLPYLRRPSGWDPVSRSWRDDAYDMPEFPHGEPVQWLWLLHDDCAAEPDALAALLRLADDMPSAAIIGPKLRGWYDRRQLLEAGVSIAHSGRRWTGIDRREQDQGQHDGTRDVLSVSTAGMLIRRDVFDQLGGFDARLPLMRDDVDLCWRAHKAGHRVVVQPDAVMRHAEAAARERRSIDCIGRAGQTGKGASPHRVDKAGAAYTLLVNCTAAALPYIAFRLVLGTLLRTLAYLVGKVPRQALDEVAGLGAVLLSPHRIAAARRRRGNLSGKAAVPPGDLKPLFPGRGATVRATVEQVLSNFSGRSEPELSGGGRHGGGVESGPGDEDADFLEVEQFARLKRVARKPGPVLFAVLLLVALIACRELIGGGALIGGALLPAPADAGDLWSSYADSWHPVGTGGTQDAPPYLAFLAGLGTVLFGSTDAALTLLLVCSVPLAGFTAYFASRPLVSSRLLRAWGSVAYAFLPAATGALAAGRIGTAVLAVLLPLLARAAVAASGLRGRASWRGAWAYALLLTVTAAFTPVVWPLAALLAGALAAWSVVRGQSPVGHVLRQLAVLVTPVVLLAPWSLDLLTAPSRFFTEAGLETTADVTPLGLLLASPGGPNAGGGVLLAGVVLAALAALLRSDRRLPVGAAWVVAAVAGLLAAAGAGDGWTGPQTLVYGLALLTAAVIGADGARQRVAEQSFGWRQPAAVLVAVACVVGPLALAAGWMWRGADGPLERGGADQVPAFVAEESRTADQPRTLVIGGSAGEVAYMLVRGAGARLGDAELAAAGGGNSRLSGTVSGLVAGSGADQSAELGEYAVRYVLVRNDAPRTFGRVLDATPGLTRLSQQDGGALWRVDVRVSRATVVAGEGAGQQAGTEPVPVPAGPVEVHTDLKAGPEGRVLRLADAASAGWQATLDGEPLEATTVDGWAQGFELPGSGGRLDVTYDTAVTHTAWTWARGAALLVVLVLALPGRRRDVDDDLPEAGAPAVPAQALEGDGRRARRLRAAAAAAEAEGAAGGAPAGADAPGAVPEPPPMPPAPPGAPGAPDEQPAWAGAPVPGTGQAEQGYGDTAAADPYAAPPQGYEWDGAGYGGQYGGTPYEAPYEPQYDAGAYEGEQQPGAPAVPQQGGQGYGEQDPYGTGSYPDPYYDGRTYGAGAERDGSDNA; encoded by the coding sequence ATGTCCGAGCACCGCAACGCTGACTACGCGGCCGGCTACCCGGCATCCGCGACCGACGCAGCAGGCCGGCCCGGGAGCGCCGTTGCCGGTGGCGCCGCCGCCCCCGGCGACGGCGCCCCCGCCTTCCCGCGGCACGTCGTCACCGCCGTGCTCGTCTCGCACGACGGCGAGCGGTGGCTGCCCGACGCGCTCGCCGCGCTCACGGCGCAGGAGCGCCCCGTCCAGAACGTCATCGCCGCCGACACCGGCAGCGCCGACGGCTCCGCCCGTATCCTCACCGAAGCCCTCGGCGCCGAGCGCGTCCTGCACCTCGCCCGCCGTACCGGCTTCGGCACCGCCGCCGCGGAGGCCGCGCGCACCGCGGGCGTGCTCACCCCCGACCAACTGCCGTACCTGCGCCGCCCCAGCGGCTGGGACCCCGTCAGCCGCAGTTGGCGCGACGACGCGTACGACATGCCGGAGTTCCCGCACGGCGAGCCCGTGCAGTGGCTGTGGCTGCTGCACGACGACTGCGCCGCCGAGCCCGACGCGCTCGCCGCCCTGCTGCGGCTCGCCGACGACATGCCCTCCGCCGCGATCATCGGCCCCAAGCTGCGCGGCTGGTACGACCGCAGGCAGTTGCTGGAGGCCGGCGTCTCCATCGCCCACAGCGGCCGCCGCTGGACCGGCATCGACCGCCGCGAGCAGGACCAGGGCCAGCACGACGGCACCCGCGACGTGCTCTCCGTCTCCACCGCGGGCATGCTCATCCGCCGCGACGTCTTCGACCAACTCGGCGGCTTCGACGCCCGGCTGCCCCTCATGCGCGACGACGTCGACCTGTGCTGGCGCGCCCACAAGGCCGGCCACCGCGTCGTCGTCCAGCCCGACGCCGTCATGCGGCACGCCGAGGCCGCCGCGCGCGAGCGGCGCTCCATCGACTGCATCGGCAGAGCCGGGCAGACCGGGAAGGGCGCCAGCCCGCACCGCGTCGACAAGGCCGGCGCCGCCTACACCCTGCTCGTCAACTGCACTGCGGCGGCCCTGCCGTACATCGCCTTCCGGCTCGTGCTGGGCACCCTGCTGCGCACGCTCGCCTACCTGGTAGGCAAGGTGCCGCGCCAGGCCCTCGACGAGGTCGCCGGCCTCGGCGCCGTGCTGCTGAGCCCGCACCGCATCGCCGCGGCCCGCCGCCGGCGGGGGAACCTCTCCGGCAAGGCAGCCGTGCCGCCCGGCGACCTCAAGCCCCTGTTCCCGGGCCGCGGCGCGACCGTACGCGCCACCGTCGAGCAGGTGCTCAGCAACTTCAGCGGGCGCTCCGAGCCCGAGCTGTCCGGCGGCGGCCGGCACGGCGGCGGCGTCGAGAGCGGCCCCGGCGACGAGGACGCCGACTTTCTCGAAGTCGAGCAGTTCGCCCGGCTGAAGCGGGTGGCCCGCAAGCCGGGACCGGTGCTCTTCGCCGTCCTGCTGCTCGTCGCCCTCATCGCCTGCCGCGAGCTGATCGGCGGCGGTGCGCTCATCGGCGGCGCGCTGCTGCCCGCCCCCGCCGACGCCGGCGACCTCTGGTCGTCGTACGCCGACTCCTGGCACCCCGTCGGCACCGGCGGCACCCAGGACGCGCCGCCCTACCTGGCGTTCCTCGCCGGCCTCGGCACCGTCCTGTTCGGCAGCACCGACGCCGCGCTGACCCTGCTGCTCGTCTGCTCGGTCCCGCTCGCGGGCTTCACCGCGTACTTCGCCTCCCGGCCGCTCGTCAGCTCCCGGCTGCTGCGCGCCTGGGGCAGCGTCGCGTACGCCTTTCTGCCGGCCGCCACCGGCGCGCTCGCCGCCGGCCGCATCGGCACCGCGGTGCTCGCCGTGCTGCTGCCGCTCCTCGCCCGCGCCGCCGTCGCCGCGAGCGGGCTGCGCGGCCGGGCGAGCTGGCGCGGCGCCTGGGCGTACGCGCTGCTGCTGACCGTCACCGCCGCCTTCACCCCCGTCGTCTGGCCGCTCGCCGCCCTCCTGGCCGGAGCACTGGCCGCCTGGAGCGTCGTGCGCGGCCAGAGCCCCGTCGGCCACGTGCTGCGTCAACTCGCCGTCCTGGTGACCCCCGTGGTGCTTCTGGCGCCCTGGTCGCTGGACCTGCTGACCGCACCGTCCCGCTTCTTCACCGAGGCCGGGCTGGAGACCACCGCCGACGTGACCCCGCTCGGCCTGCTCCTCGCCTCGCCCGGCGGCCCCAACGCCGGCGGCGGCGTGCTGCTCGCCGGCGTCGTGCTCGCCGCGCTGGCCGCCCTGCTCCGCTCCGACCGGCGGCTGCCGGTGGGAGCCGCGTGGGTCGTCGCGGCCGTCGCCGGGCTGCTCGCCGCGGCCGGCGCGGGCGACGGCTGGACCGGGCCGCAGACGCTCGTCTACGGGCTGGCGCTGCTGACCGCCGCCGTCATCGGCGCCGACGGCGCCCGGCAGCGCGTGGCCGAGCAGTCCTTCGGCTGGCGGCAGCCGGCCGCGGTGCTCGTCGCCGTCGCCTGCGTCGTGGGCCCGCTGGCGCTGGCCGCCGGGTGGATGTGGCGCGGGGCGGACGGCCCGCTGGAGCGCGGCGGCGCCGACCAGGTGCCGGCGTTCGTCGCGGAGGAGAGCCGTACGGCGGACCAGCCGCGCACGCTGGTCATCGGCGGGTCGGCAGGCGAGGTCGCGTACATGCTCGTCCGCGGCGCGGGCGCCCGCCTCGGCGACGCCGAGCTGGCCGCGGCCGGCGGCGGCAACTCCCGGCTCTCCGGCACCGTTTCCGGGCTCGTGGCCGGCTCCGGCGCGGACCAGTCGGCGGAGCTGGGCGAGTACGCCGTGCGCTACGTGCTCGTACGCAACGACGCGCCCCGCACCTTCGGCCGCGTCCTCGACGCCACCCCCGGGCTGACCCGGCTCAGCCAGCAGGACGGCGGCGCGCTGTGGCGCGTCGACGTCCGGGTCTCGCGGGCCACCGTGGTCGCCGGCGAGGGCGCGGGCCAGCAGGCCGGCACCGAGCCGGTGCCGGTGCCCGCCGGGCCCGTCGAGGTACACACGGACCTCAAGGCGGGCCCCGAGGGCCGCGTGCTGCGCCTCGCGGACGCGGCGAGCGCCGGGTGGCAGGCCACCCTGGACGGCGAGCCGCTGGAGGCCACGACGGTCGACGGCTGGGCGCAGGGCTTCGAACTGCCCGGCTCCGGCGGGCGGCTGGACGTCACGTACGACACCGCCGTGACGCACACGGCGTGGACCTGGGCGCGCGGCGCGGCGCTCCTCGTGGTGCTGGTGCTTGCGCTGCCGGGGCGGCGGCGCGACGTGGACGACGACCTGCCGGAGGCGGGCGCGCCCGCGGTGCCGGCGCAGGCGCTGGAGGGCGACGGCCGGCGTGCCCGGCGGCTGCGGGCCGCGGCCGCCGCGGCGGAGGCCGAGGGCGCGGCCGGCGGGGCGCCCGCGGGCGCGGACGCGCCGGGTGCTGTGCCCGAGCCGCCCCCGATGCCGCCGGCTCCGCCCGGTGCGCCCGGTGCGCCCGACGAGCAGCCGGCCTGGGCCGGCGCGCCGGTGCCCGGCACCGGGCAGGCGGAGCAGGGCTACGGGGACACGGCCGCCGCCGACCCGTACGCGGCCCCGCCCCAGGGCTATGAGTGGGACGGCGCCGGCTACGGCGGGCAGTACGGCGGGACGCCGTACGAGGCGCCCTACGAGCCGCAGTACGACGCCGGTGCGTACGAGGGCGAGCAGCAGCCGGGCGCCCCCGCCGTACCGCAGCAGGGCGGGCAGGGCTACGGCGAGCAGGATCCGTACGGCACCGGCTCCTACCCCGACCCGTACTACGACGGACGGACCTACGGCGCGGGCGCCGAGCGGGACGGGAGCGACAACGCGTGA
- a CDS encoding DUF5719 family protein translates to MKTGPVSLIAAAAALAVTAGVATLTVPGEDDGGGAAPAAERIAVERSTLLCPQPGDTEVGETTYTSFVPPGEDDEGSAELLPAATESDTADEDPEEEDQKDDGKKDEGDGQDDAPDPVAPLKRPGTPAAATTEEAGAPALVGTAEGGFAPGWSVQQTTLVTAGDGRGLAGARCTAPDSEFWFAGASTIDERRDYVQLTNPDDEAAVVDLELFDKDGQVESEAGNGIQVPARASVSVLLSTLTEEPSINVAVHVAARSGRVGAAVHAADEQLGGDWLQPVSEPAPGAVLPGIPGDATSVRLVVYVPGEDDADLAVKLAGPNGSITPAGFESVHAKSGMTTAIDMQKLTQGEVGSLILEPEDGSTAPVVAALRVTRGKNTEQEMAFIPSAAPVEERTTASGNWPKAASLSLAAPDKAVEVKVTASAGSEGGEPAEETYTVKPRTTLTVEPPKTSGTEGTFALTVERVSGGRLYAARTLETKEDGIPMFTIQTLPDDKGMVEVPDAEQDLGVLTD, encoded by the coding sequence GTGAAGACCGGCCCTGTATCCCTGATCGCCGCCGCGGCCGCGCTCGCCGTCACCGCGGGCGTCGCCACGCTCACCGTCCCCGGCGAGGACGACGGCGGCGGGGCCGCGCCCGCCGCCGAGCGGATCGCCGTCGAGCGCTCCACCCTGCTGTGCCCGCAGCCGGGCGACACGGAGGTCGGCGAGACGACGTACACCTCTTTCGTGCCCCCGGGCGAGGACGACGAGGGCAGCGCCGAACTGCTGCCCGCCGCAACGGAGTCGGACACGGCCGACGAGGACCCCGAGGAGGAGGACCAGAAGGACGACGGGAAGAAGGACGAAGGGGACGGGCAGGACGACGCCCCGGATCCCGTGGCCCCCCTGAAGCGCCCCGGCACGCCCGCCGCGGCCACCACCGAGGAGGCCGGGGCCCCCGCGCTCGTCGGCACCGCCGAGGGCGGCTTCGCCCCCGGCTGGAGCGTGCAGCAGACGACCCTCGTCACCGCGGGCGACGGCCGCGGCCTGGCGGGCGCCCGCTGCACGGCGCCGGACAGCGAGTTCTGGTTCGCCGGCGCCAGCACGATCGACGAGCGCCGCGACTACGTGCAGCTCACCAACCCCGACGACGAGGCGGCCGTCGTCGACCTGGAGCTGTTCGACAAGGACGGCCAGGTCGAGAGCGAGGCCGGCAACGGCATCCAGGTCCCGGCCCGCGCCAGCGTCTCGGTGCTGCTCTCCACGCTGACGGAGGAGCCGTCGATCAACGTCGCGGTGCACGTCGCCGCGCGCTCCGGCCGCGTCGGCGCGGCCGTGCACGCCGCCGACGAGCAGCTCGGCGGCGACTGGCTCCAGCCCGTCTCCGAACCCGCGCCCGGCGCCGTCCTGCCCGGTATCCCCGGCGACGCCACCTCCGTGCGCCTCGTCGTCTACGTCCCGGGCGAGGACGACGCGGACCTCGCCGTGAAGCTCGCCGGACCGAACGGCTCGATCACCCCCGCGGGTTTCGAGTCGGTGCACGCCAAGAGCGGCATGACGACGGCGATCGACATGCAGAAGCTCACCCAGGGCGAGGTGGGTTCGCTGATCCTGGAGCCGGAGGACGGCAGTACGGCGCCCGTCGTCGCCGCCCTGCGCGTGACCCGGGGCAAGAACACCGAGCAGGAGATGGCGTTCATCCCCTCCGCGGCGCCGGTCGAGGAGCGCACCACCGCCTCCGGGAACTGGCCGAAGGCCGCGAGCCTGTCCCTGGCCGCGCCCGACAAGGCGGTCGAGGTCAAGGTGACCGCGTCGGCGGGCAGCGAGGGCGGCGAACCGGCGGAGGAGACGTACACGGTCAAGCCGCGCACCACCCTGACCGTCGAGCCGCCGAAGACGTCGGGCACCGAGGGCACCTTCGCGCTCACCGTCGAACGCGTCTCGGGCGGCCGCCTCTACGCCGCGCGCACGCTGGAGACGAAGGAGGACGGCATCCCGATGTTCACGATCCAGACGCTCCCCGACGACAAGGGCATGGTCGAAGTCCCGGACGCCGAGCAGGACCTGGGCGTCCTCACGGACTGA
- a CDS encoding phosphomannomutase/phosphoglucomutase — MTDLSTIVKAYDVRGVFPEQLDEPLVELFGAAFTETTGADKIVVGHDMRPSSPALAAAFARGAVARGADAVLIGLCSTDQLYFASGHLGLPGAMFTASHNPARYNGIKMCRAGAAPVGQDTGLAEIRAKVERWRAEGPPAPAAKPGSVSETDLLADYTAHLRSLVDLSAVRPMKVVVDAGNGMAGHTVPSVFEGLPVDVVPMYFELDGTFPNHEANPLDPKNIVDLQAEVRRTGADAGLAFDGDADRCFVVDEKGDPVPPSAITALVAARELDRNGGGTIIHNLITSWSVPEVVQEHGGTPVRTRVGHSFIKEEMARTGAIFGGEHSAHYYFRDFWNADTGMLAALHVLAALGGQDGPLSRLVAAYDRYAASGEINSTVEDQGGRLAAVRTAYTGREGVTIDELDGLTVTGEGWWFNLRASNTEPLLRLNVEAGDAETMARVRDEALALVRG, encoded by the coding sequence GTGACCGATCTCTCGACGATCGTGAAGGCGTACGACGTACGCGGCGTCTTCCCCGAGCAGCTCGACGAGCCGCTCGTCGAGCTCTTCGGCGCCGCCTTCACCGAAACCACCGGCGCGGACAAGATCGTCGTCGGCCATGACATGCGCCCGTCGTCGCCCGCGCTGGCCGCCGCGTTCGCGCGCGGCGCCGTGGCCCGCGGCGCGGACGCCGTCCTCATCGGCCTGTGCTCCACCGACCAGCTCTACTTCGCCAGCGGCCATCTCGGCCTGCCCGGCGCCATGTTCACCGCCAGCCACAACCCCGCGCGGTACAACGGCATCAAGATGTGCCGCGCCGGCGCCGCCCCCGTGGGCCAGGACACCGGGCTCGCCGAGATCCGCGCCAAGGTCGAGCGGTGGCGTGCCGAAGGGCCGCCCGCGCCGGCCGCGAAGCCCGGCAGCGTCTCGGAGACCGACCTCCTCGCCGACTACACCGCCCACCTGCGCTCCCTGGTCGACCTCAGCGCCGTACGGCCGATGAAGGTCGTCGTCGACGCCGGCAACGGCATGGCGGGACACACCGTGCCCAGCGTCTTCGAGGGACTGCCCGTCGACGTCGTCCCCATGTACTTCGAGCTGGACGGCACCTTCCCCAACCACGAGGCCAACCCGCTCGATCCGAAGAACATCGTGGACCTCCAGGCCGAGGTCCGCAGGACGGGCGCCGACGCCGGCCTCGCCTTCGACGGCGACGCCGACCGCTGCTTCGTCGTCGACGAGAAGGGCGACCCGGTCCCGCCGTCCGCGATCACCGCGCTGGTCGCGGCGCGCGAGCTGGACCGCAACGGCGGCGGCACGATCATCCACAACCTCATCACCTCCTGGTCCGTGCCCGAGGTCGTCCAGGAGCACGGCGGCACGCCCGTACGCACCCGCGTCGGCCACTCCTTCATCAAGGAGGAGATGGCCAGGACCGGCGCCATCTTCGGCGGCGAGCACTCCGCGCACTACTACTTCCGCGACTTCTGGAACGCCGACACGGGCATGCTCGCCGCGCTCCACGTCCTCGCCGCCCTCGGCGGCCAGGACGGCCCGCTGTCGCGGCTCGTCGCCGCCTACGACCGGTACGCGGCCTCCGGTGAGATCAACAGCACCGTCGAGGACCAGGGCGGGCGGCTCGCGGCGGTCAGGACCGCGTACACCGGGCGCGAGGGAGTCACGATCGACGAGCTGGACGGGCTCACGGTCACGGGCGAGGGCTGGTGGTTCAACCTGCGGGCGTCCAACACGGAGCCGCTGCTGCGGCTGAACGTGGAGGCGGGCGACGCGGAGACCATGGCCCGGGTGCGGGACGAGGCGCTGGCGCTGGTCCGGGGCTGA
- a CDS encoding SIS domain-containing protein — translation MLDESLLDDPEELGRADARGLLRTAAQAGAQMRIAARQAAESDLARVQPDGRPRALLVAAPGPVAHTTADLLRALTAGACPVSALRPTGARPEPSALNWTLPGWAGPYDLLLIATDYGREPGLTALVEQAYRRGCTVAAVAPRNSAVTEIVTSRGLALPLLRAPGEQIETGGLWPLLTPLLALADRIGLIDAPDDTLSRVADRLDIVAERCGPAIETYANPAKTLAAELAESLPLLWSEGLVAGVAARYFARQLAAVAGRPALPAALPDALAAHGMLLSGAFTSGADPDDIFRDRVEEPAALRARIVLLHDESADTARTPREAAPAARELASAQGTPVSALEPSDGAPLEAAGELIATADFTAVYLALAAGSA, via the coding sequence ATGCTGGACGAGTCGCTGCTCGACGACCCCGAGGAACTCGGCCGCGCCGACGCCCGCGGCCTGCTGCGCACCGCCGCCCAGGCCGGCGCCCAGATGCGCATCGCCGCCCGCCAGGCCGCCGAGTCCGACCTCGCCCGGGTCCAGCCCGACGGCCGCCCCCGCGCGCTGCTCGTCGCCGCCCCGGGACCCGTCGCGCACACCACCGCCGACCTGCTGCGCGCGCTGACCGCCGGCGCCTGCCCCGTCAGCGCCCTGCGCCCCACCGGCGCCCGCCCCGAGCCCAGCGCCCTGAACTGGACGCTGCCCGGCTGGGCAGGCCCGTACGACCTGCTGCTCATCGCCACCGACTACGGCCGCGAGCCCGGCCTCACCGCGCTCGTCGAGCAGGCGTACCGGCGCGGCTGCACCGTGGCCGCCGTCGCCCCCCGCAACTCCGCGGTCACCGAGATAGTCACCTCCCGCGGGCTCGCGCTGCCGCTGCTGCGCGCCCCCGGCGAGCAGATCGAGACCGGCGGCCTGTGGCCGCTGCTCACCCCGCTGCTCGCCCTCGCCGACCGCATCGGGCTGATCGACGCGCCGGACGACACCCTCTCCCGGGTCGCCGACCGCCTCGACATCGTCGCCGAGCGCTGCGGGCCGGCCATCGAGACGTACGCGAACCCCGCCAAGACCCTCGCCGCCGAGCTGGCCGAGTCGCTGCCGCTGCTGTGGAGCGAGGGCCTCGTCGCGGGCGTCGCCGCGCGCTACTTCGCCCGTCAACTGGCCGCCGTCGCCGGCCGCCCCGCGCTGCCCGCGGCGCTGCCCGACGCGCTCGCCGCCCACGGCATGCTCCTGTCCGGGGCGTTCACCTCCGGCGCCGACCCCGACGACATCTTCCGCGACCGCGTCGAGGAGCCCGCCGCGCTCCGCGCCCGCATCGTCCTGCTGCACGACGAGTCCGCCGACACCGCCCGCACCCCCCGGGAGGCCGCCCCGGCGGCCCGCGAACTGGCCTCCGCCCAGGGCACCCCCGTCAGCGCGCTGGAACCGTCCGACGGCGCGCCCCTGGAGGCCGCCGGGGAGCTGATCGCCACCGCCGATTTCACCGCCGTTTACCTCGCCCTGGCTGCGGGTTCCGCATGA
- a CDS encoding Trm112 family protein, with amino-acid sequence MPVDASLLEILACPACHAPLRESKDGAAGDGASDAPGEPELQCTSDTCGLVYPVRDEIPVLLVDEARRPA; translated from the coding sequence ATGCCGGTCGACGCCAGCCTCCTGGAGATCCTTGCCTGCCCGGCGTGCCACGCCCCGCTGCGCGAGAGCAAGGACGGCGCGGCCGGCGACGGCGCCTCCGACGCCCCCGGCGAGCCCGAGCTGCAGTGCACCTCCGACACCTGCGGCCTGGTCTACCCGGTACGCGACGAGATCCCCGTCCTGCTCGTGGACGAAGCCCGCCGCCCCGCCTAG